A single Micromonospora sp. CCTCC AA 2012012 DNA region contains:
- a CDS encoding DUF4190 domain-containing protein: protein MSYPPPSGGWQDPYAPDPHSTPPADPAFAVGAPIPSQPTSADPYAGYAFESPQPTVDPYAVAGYPPAAYPPGYRPAPPQNGLAIAAMIVSIVGALGLCGYGLGGYVGLVGAVLGHVSRKQIRERGESGEGFATAGIIVGWFATVIAVLATIALVIFFVWIANQEANPNWDNPGY, encoded by the coding sequence ATGAGCTATCCCCCGCCGTCCGGTGGTTGGCAGGACCCTTACGCACCTGACCCGCACTCGACGCCGCCGGCCGACCCGGCCTTCGCCGTGGGCGCCCCGATACCGAGCCAGCCGACGTCGGCCGACCCGTACGCCGGCTACGCGTTCGAGTCACCGCAGCCCACGGTCGACCCGTACGCCGTGGCCGGCTACCCGCCCGCGGCGTACCCGCCGGGCTACCGGCCGGCCCCGCCGCAGAACGGCCTCGCCATCGCCGCGATGATCGTCTCGATCGTCGGCGCGCTCGGGCTCTGCGGCTACGGCCTCGGCGGCTACGTCGGCCTGGTCGGCGCGGTCCTCGGCCACGTGTCGCGCAAGCAGATCCGGGAGCGCGGTGAGAGCGGCGAGGGCTTCGCCACGGCCGGCATCATCGTCGGCTGGTTCGCCACCGTGATCGCGGTGCTGGCGACCATCGCGCTGGTGATCTTCTTCGTCTGGATCGCCAACCAGGAGGCGAACCCCAACTGGGACAACCCCGGCTACTGA
- a CDS encoding CoA-binding protein: MRSAQQILADSAVIAVVGASRDPGKAAHRVPLEMQRHGWRIIPVNPTVDELFGERAYASLADIPHPVDLVDVFRPARDAVEVVRQAVTIGAPAVWLQLGIVSAEARRIAEEADIDYVEDRCLIIERAAANLTGPRPSR, encoded by the coding sequence ATGCGTTCAGCCCAGCAGATCCTCGCCGACTCCGCCGTCATCGCCGTCGTGGGCGCGTCCCGCGACCCGGGCAAGGCCGCGCACCGGGTGCCCCTGGAGATGCAGCGCCACGGCTGGCGGATCATCCCGGTGAACCCGACGGTGGACGAACTCTTCGGTGAGCGGGCGTACGCCTCGCTGGCCGACATCCCGCACCCGGTGGACCTGGTCGACGTGTTCCGCCCGGCGCGCGACGCCGTGGAGGTGGTCCGCCAGGCGGTGACGATCGGCGCCCCCGCCGTCTGGCTGCAGCTCGGCATCGTCTCCGCGGAGGCACGAAGGATCGCCGAGGAGGCCGACATCGACTACGTCGAGGACCGCTGCCTCATCATCGAACGCGCCGCCGCCAACCTGACCGGCCCCCGCCCGTCGCGTTGA
- a CDS encoding thiol-disulfide oxidoreductase DCC family protein, with amino-acid sequence METSTFVYDGDCAFCSRCAEFIERRIPTGARVLPWQFADLAALGLTEAECEEAVQWVGADGSRAAGPDAIAKLLGDSGPLWRVAGSGLRFPPVRAAAWPAYRWVARNRHRLPGGTAACSLPQEARERLYGPTGGPAAGS; translated from the coding sequence ATGGAGACGTCCACCTTCGTCTACGACGGCGACTGCGCCTTCTGCAGCCGCTGCGCCGAGTTCATCGAGCGGCGGATCCCCACCGGCGCCCGGGTGCTGCCGTGGCAGTTCGCCGACCTGGCCGCGCTCGGCCTGACCGAGGCGGAGTGCGAGGAGGCGGTGCAGTGGGTCGGTGCGGACGGCTCCCGCGCCGCCGGCCCGGACGCGATCGCCAAGCTGCTCGGTGACAGCGGGCCGCTCTGGCGGGTCGCCGGCTCCGGGCTGCGCTTCCCGCCGGTCCGTGCCGCCGCCTGGCCGGCGTACCGCTGGGTGGCCCGCAACCGGCACCGCCTTCCCGGTGGCACCGCCGCCTGCTCGCTCCCGCAGGAGGCCCGGGAGCGCCTCTACGGTCCGACCGGCGGTCCCGCCGCCGGCTCCTGA
- a CDS encoding intein-containing Rv2578c family radical SAM protein, whose amino-acid sequence MRWDNLSAPPDEGRPDGAAPATPPLPLALPGAVARTFDTPGFAGMTFYEVQAKSIINRVPGESRVPFEWTVNPYRGCSHACVYCLAGDTPILMANGRTMPISELEPGDRIYGTARQGAYRRYVVTTVLDKWSTMKPAYRITLADGTTLIASGDHRFLSDRGWKFVTGAMYGAEERPYLTTKNRLIGTGRFEAAPKCSSDYRRGYLCGMIRGDANLGTYSYPYGTVHRFRLALADDEALGRTERFLADAGITTRRFSVTPASATRRAMTAIRTSRQCDIQAITEVIRWPEQPTDDWTSGFLAGIFDAEGSCSRGIFRISNSDDDVLDQTASALTRFGFNWVLEDPGRADRVRSIRLTGGLPARLRFFHMTDPAITRKRTIEGAALKCQSELRVVDIESLGLELPLWDITTGTGDFIANGVVSHNCFARNTHTFLDLDAGEDFDRKVIVKVNAGELVRRELAAPRWRGAHVAMGTNVDCYQRAEGRYRLMPPIIEALRDFANPFSILTKGTLILRDLPLLRQAAEATRVGISYSVGFVDEALWRAVEPGTPSPRRRLDAVRQLADAGFEVGVLMAPILPGLSDDDASIDATVSAIAAAGAAGVTALPLHLRPGAREWYAHWLAREFPQLVPRYRRLYQAGAYAPQAYQREVTARVRMAARRHGLHRGEVGDNRRLPEASTPPAAEQLSLL is encoded by the coding sequence ATGCGCTGGGACAACCTCTCCGCTCCCCCGGACGAGGGCCGTCCCGACGGGGCAGCGCCAGCGACTCCACCCCTGCCGCTGGCGCTCCCCGGCGCCGTCGCCCGCACCTTCGACACCCCCGGCTTCGCCGGCATGACGTTCTACGAGGTGCAGGCGAAATCGATCATCAATCGGGTGCCCGGCGAGTCCCGCGTCCCGTTCGAGTGGACGGTCAACCCGTACCGGGGCTGCAGTCATGCCTGCGTCTACTGCCTGGCGGGTGACACCCCGATCCTGATGGCGAACGGCCGCACCATGCCGATCAGTGAACTGGAGCCCGGCGACCGGATCTACGGGACCGCACGGCAAGGTGCCTACCGTCGCTATGTCGTCACCACCGTGCTCGACAAGTGGTCGACGATGAAGCCGGCCTATCGGATCACGCTCGCCGACGGCACCACCTTGATCGCCAGCGGCGACCATCGCTTCCTCTCGGACCGGGGTTGGAAATTCGTCACCGGCGCGATGTACGGCGCGGAAGAGCGTCCCTACCTCACCACCAAGAACAGACTGATCGGCACGGGCCGCTTCGAAGCTGCGCCGAAGTGCTCTTCCGACTACCGGCGGGGCTACCTCTGCGGGATGATCCGGGGCGACGCCAACCTCGGCACCTACTCGTACCCCTACGGCACGGTGCACCGGTTCCGATTGGCCCTTGCCGACGACGAGGCGCTCGGACGCACCGAACGGTTCCTCGCCGACGCGGGCATCACCACGCGGCGCTTCTCCGTCACCCCCGCGAGCGCCACGAGACGTGCGATGACCGCCATCCGCACCTCCAGGCAGTGCGACATCCAGGCCATCACCGAGGTGATCCGATGGCCGGAGCAACCCACGGACGACTGGACGAGCGGCTTCCTCGCCGGCATCTTCGACGCCGAGGGAAGTTGCAGCCGCGGCATCTTCCGGATCAGTAACAGCGATGACGACGTGCTTGATCAGACCGCCTCAGCGCTGACCCGTTTCGGGTTCAACTGGGTGCTGGAGGATCCCGGCCGTGCCGACCGCGTACGGTCGATCCGCCTGACCGGCGGCCTTCCCGCCAGGTTGCGCTTCTTCCACATGACCGATCCGGCCATCACCCGTAAGCGAACCATTGAGGGTGCGGCGCTGAAGTGCCAGTCCGAGCTGCGGGTGGTCGACATCGAGTCGCTCGGGTTGGAGCTTCCCCTGTGGGACATCACCACCGGCACGGGCGACTTCATCGCCAACGGGGTCGTCAGTCACAACTGCTTCGCGAGGAACACCCACACCTTTCTCGACCTGGACGCCGGTGAGGACTTCGACCGGAAGGTGATTGTCAAGGTCAACGCCGGTGAGCTGGTCCGGCGCGAGCTGGCCGCCCCGCGCTGGCGCGGTGCGCACGTCGCGATGGGCACCAACGTGGACTGCTACCAGCGCGCCGAGGGGCGCTACCGTCTGATGCCGCCGATCATCGAGGCGCTGCGCGACTTCGCCAACCCGTTCTCGATCCTCACCAAGGGCACCTTGATCCTGCGCGACCTGCCGCTGCTGCGCCAGGCCGCCGAGGCGACCCGGGTCGGCATCTCCTACTCGGTCGGCTTCGTCGACGAGGCGCTGTGGCGGGCGGTCGAGCCGGGCACCCCCAGCCCGCGACGCCGACTCGACGCGGTGCGGCAGCTCGCCGACGCCGGCTTCGAGGTGGGCGTGCTGATGGCGCCGATCCTGCCCGGGCTCAGCGACGACGACGCGTCGATCGACGCCACCGTGTCGGCGATCGCCGCCGCCGGGGCGGCCGGCGTGACCGCGCTGCCGCTGCACCTGCGCCCCGGCGCCCGCGAGTGGTACGCGCACTGGCTGGCCCGGGAGTTCCCGCAGCTGGTCCCCCGCTACCGCCGGCTCTATCAGGCGGGCGCGTACGCGCCGCAGGCGTACCAGCGGGAGGTGACGGCGCGGGTGCGGATGGCGGCCCGCCGGCACGGGCTGCACCGGGGCGAGGTCGGGGACAACCGGCGGTTGCCGGAGGCGTCCACACCGCCCGCCGCCGAGCAGCTCTCCCTCCTCTGA
- a CDS encoding acyl-CoA dehydrogenase family protein, translating to MARLAQTPGLTDVQRSILETVREFADKEIIPHAQRLEHADEYPTDILDGMREMGLFGLTIDEEYGGLGESLLTYALVVEELSRGWMSISGIVNTHFIVAYLISQHGSAEQKFRLLPRMATGEVRGAFSMSEPECGSDVSAIKSKAVRDGDNYVLNGQKMWLTNGAYSSVVATLVKTETGADSVYGNMSTFLLEKEPGFGETAPGLTIPGKIDKMGYKGVETTEMVLDGVTVPDSAVLGGADKVGRGFYQMMDGIEVGRVNVAARACGISIRAFELAVAYAQQRKTFGQPLTKHQAIAFKLAEMGTKIEAAHALMVNAARLKDAGQRNDVEAGMAKLLASEYCAEVVQEAFRIHGGYGYSKEYEIERLMREAPFLLIGEGTSEIQKTIISRGLLKQYKL from the coding sequence ATGGCCCGACTCGCCCAGACGCCCGGCCTGACCGATGTGCAGCGGTCGATCCTGGAAACCGTCCGGGAGTTCGCGGACAAGGAGATCATCCCGCACGCCCAGCGGCTGGAGCACGCCGACGAGTACCCGACCGACATCCTCGACGGGATGCGCGAGATGGGACTCTTCGGCCTGACCATCGACGAGGAGTACGGCGGCCTCGGCGAGTCCCTGCTGACGTACGCCCTGGTGGTCGAGGAGCTCTCCCGGGGCTGGATGTCGATCTCCGGCATCGTCAACACCCACTTCATCGTCGCGTACCTGATCTCACAGCACGGCTCGGCGGAGCAGAAGTTCCGGCTGCTGCCGAGGATGGCCACCGGCGAGGTGCGCGGTGCCTTCTCGATGTCGGAACCGGAGTGCGGCTCGGACGTCTCGGCGATCAAGTCGAAGGCGGTCCGCGACGGCGACAACTACGTGCTCAACGGCCAGAAGATGTGGCTGACCAACGGGGCGTACTCGTCGGTGGTGGCGACCCTGGTCAAGACCGAAACCGGCGCCGACTCGGTCTACGGCAACATGAGCACCTTCCTGCTGGAGAAGGAGCCGGGCTTCGGCGAGACCGCGCCCGGCCTGACCATCCCCGGCAAGATCGACAAGATGGGTTACAAGGGCGTCGAGACCACCGAGATGGTCCTCGACGGGGTGACCGTGCCCGACTCGGCGGTCCTCGGCGGCGCCGACAAGGTCGGCCGTGGCTTCTATCAGATGATGGACGGGATCGAGGTCGGCCGGGTCAACGTGGCCGCCCGCGCCTGCGGCATCTCCATCCGCGCCTTCGAGCTGGCCGTCGCGTACGCCCAGCAGCGGAAGACCTTCGGCCAGCCGCTGACGAAGCACCAGGCCATCGCCTTCAAGCTCGCCGAGATGGGCACCAAGATCGAGGCCGCGCACGCGCTCATGGTCAACGCCGCCCGGCTCAAGGACGCCGGCCAGCGCAACGACGTCGAGGCCGGCATGGCCAAGCTGCTCGCCTCGGAGTACTGCGCCGAGGTCGTCCAGGAGGCGTTCCGCATCCACGGCGGCTACGGCTACTCCAAGGAGTACGAGATCGAGCGGCTGATGCGGGAGGCCCCGTTCCTGCTCATCGGCGAGGGCACCTCGGAGATCCAGAAGACCATCATCTCCCGCGGCCTCCTCAAGCAGTACAAGCTCTGA
- a CDS encoding HpcH/HpaI aldolase/citrate lyase family protein: MAAVGRPRRSCLAVPGSSVKMLGKAQGLPADQVFLDLEDAVAPLAKPDARKNIVATLNEGDWAGKTRVVRVNDLTTPWTYRDVIEVVEGAGANLDCIMLPKVQNAEQVHWLDLLLTQIEKTLGLEVGRIGIEAQIENAAGLVNVDAIAGASPRVETIIFGPADFMASINMKSLVVGALIPDYPGDPYHYILMRILMAARMHDKQAIDGPFLQIRDVDAFREVAKRSAALGFDGKWVLHPGQIDAANEVYSPAQADYDHAELILDAYDFYTSEAGGKLGAVMLGDEMIDEASRKMALVIAAKGRAAGMTRTSTFTPPAQ; the protein is encoded by the coding sequence ATGGCCGCTGTCGGTCGCCCCCGCCGGTCCTGCCTCGCCGTGCCGGGTTCCAGCGTCAAGATGCTCGGCAAGGCCCAGGGCCTCCCCGCCGACCAGGTCTTCCTCGACCTGGAGGACGCGGTCGCCCCGCTGGCGAAGCCGGACGCCCGCAAGAACATCGTCGCCACGCTGAACGAGGGCGACTGGGCCGGCAAGACCCGGGTGGTCCGGGTCAACGACCTGACCACGCCGTGGACGTACCGGGACGTCATCGAGGTGGTCGAGGGTGCCGGCGCGAACCTGGACTGCATCATGCTGCCGAAGGTGCAGAACGCCGAGCAGGTGCACTGGCTGGACCTGCTGCTCACCCAGATCGAGAAGACCCTCGGCCTGGAGGTCGGCCGGATCGGCATCGAGGCGCAGATCGAGAACGCCGCCGGCCTGGTCAACGTCGACGCGATCGCCGGCGCCTCGCCGCGGGTGGAGACGATCATCTTCGGCCCGGCCGACTTCATGGCCTCGATCAACATGAAGTCGCTGGTGGTCGGCGCGCTGATCCCCGACTACCCGGGCGACCCCTACCACTACATCCTGATGCGGATCCTGATGGCCGCCCGGATGCACGACAAGCAGGCCATCGACGGCCCGTTCCTGCAGATCCGGGACGTCGACGCGTTCCGTGAGGTGGCGAAGCGCTCGGCGGCGCTGGGCTTCGACGGCAAGTGGGTGCTGCACCCGGGCCAGATCGACGCGGCGAACGAGGTCTACTCGCCGGCCCAGGCCGACTACGACCACGCCGAGCTGATCCTCGACGCGTACGACTTCTACACCTCGGAGGCGGGCGGCAAGCTCGGCGCGGTGATGCTCGGCGACGAGATGATCGACGAGGCGTCCCGGAAGATGGCGCTGGTCATCGCGGCCAAGGGCCGGGCGGCGGGGATGACCCGCACCTCCACCTTCACCCCGCCGGCGCAGTAG
- a CDS encoding DUF4190 domain-containing protein: MSQPPGGEPEQPPSPYEPPTHGQQPQWGEQAPQGQQSPWGEQAPQGQQRQWGEQAPYGQQPSYAPQPPYGQYGPPPGPGPRPGGGPNVLAILSLVLAFVFAPAGIVCGHLAKRQIRQTGEEGNQLATWGLILSYVFTALGLLACCGWIAFAYWANSDGGGSYR; encoded by the coding sequence GTGAGCCAACCACCGGGCGGCGAGCCGGAACAGCCACCGTCGCCGTACGAGCCGCCGACCCACGGGCAGCAGCCGCAGTGGGGCGAACAGGCGCCCCAGGGGCAGCAGTCGCCCTGGGGCGAACAGGCACCCCAGGGGCAGCAGCGGCAGTGGGGCGAACAGGCGCCCTACGGGCAGCAGCCGTCGTACGCCCCGCAGCCGCCCTACGGGCAGTACGGCCCGCCGCCCGGCCCGGGACCCCGACCGGGTGGCGGCCCCAACGTGCTGGCCATCCTGTCGCTGGTGCTCGCGTTCGTCTTCGCCCCGGCCGGCATCGTCTGCGGCCACCTCGCCAAGCGGCAGATCCGGCAGACCGGCGAGGAGGGGAACCAGCTCGCCACCTGGGGGCTGATCCTCAGCTACGTCTTCACCGCGCTCGGGCTGCTCGCCTGCTGCGGCTGGATCGCCTTCGCGTACTGGGCGAACTCCGACGGGGGCGGCTCCTACCGCTGA
- a CDS encoding SDR family NAD(P)-dependent oxidoreductase, with translation MALDARGGRSRRDVSRPGLVRRTRGAAPTGSAETDQPTPLAEPVTMRLDGRVALVTGAGSADGIGYATARRLADLGARVAIVSTTRRIHERAGELGVTGFVADLTDESEVGALADAVADQLGDVEVLVNNAGLASRASPEVLRPVAQLSYDEWRGEIDRNLTTAFLCSRAFISGMAERGWGRIVNLAATAGPVNALPTEAAYAAAKAGVVGLTRALAMEMIADGVTVNAVAPGTIYTAASTMAEIKQGLGTPVGRPGTPDEVAAAIAFLCSPAASYITGQMLVVDGGNSVREAEFR, from the coding sequence ATGGCACTTGACGCGCGCGGCGGCCGATCGAGACGGGACGTGAGCCGTCCGGGGCTGGTCCGTCGGACCCGGGGCGCCGCCCCCACGGGCTCCGCCGAGACCGACCAGCCGACGCCGCTGGCCGAGCCGGTCACCATGCGGCTCGACGGCCGGGTCGCGCTGGTCACCGGGGCCGGCAGCGCGGACGGCATCGGGTACGCGACCGCCCGCCGCCTGGCCGACCTGGGCGCCCGGGTCGCCATCGTCTCCACCACCCGCCGGATCCACGAGCGGGCCGGGGAGCTGGGGGTGACCGGTTTCGTCGCCGACCTGACCGACGAGTCCGAGGTGGGCGCGCTGGCCGACGCGGTGGCCGACCAGCTCGGTGACGTCGAGGTGCTGGTCAACAACGCCGGCCTGGCCAGCCGGGCCAGCCCGGAGGTGCTGCGGCCGGTGGCCCAGCTCAGCTACGACGAGTGGCGCGGCGAGATCGACCGGAACCTGACCACCGCGTTCCTGTGCAGTCGGGCGTTCATCAGCGGGATGGCCGAGCGGGGCTGGGGCCGGATTGTCAACCTGGCGGCCACCGCCGGCCCGGTCAACGCGCTCCCCACCGAGGCCGCGTACGCGGCGGCGAAGGCGGGGGTGGTCGGGCTGACCCGGGCCCTGGCGATGGAGATGATCGCCGACGGGGTGACCGTCAACGCGGTCGCGCCCGGCACCATCTACACGGCGGCCTCGACGATGGCCGAGATCAAGCAGGGCCTCGGCACGCCGGTCGGCCGGCCGGGGACTCCCGACGAGGTGGCCGCGGCGATCGCCTTCCTCTGCTCGCCGGCCGCCTCCTACATCACCGGGCAGATGCTCGTGGTCGACGGCGGCAACAGCGTGCGGGAGGCGGAGTTCCGCTGA
- the trxA gene encoding thioredoxin, which yields MATVELTTANFDEVTERDGIVLLDFWADWCGPCKRFAPVYERSSEKHPEIVFGKVDTEAQQELGAKFNIRSIPTVMAIKDGVIVYAQPGALPESALENLIEQVEKLDMEEVREKLADHEHKH from the coding sequence ATGGCAACGGTTGAGCTGACCACGGCCAACTTCGACGAGGTGACCGAGCGCGACGGCATCGTGCTGCTCGACTTCTGGGCCGACTGGTGCGGCCCGTGCAAGCGGTTCGCCCCGGTCTACGAGCGCTCCTCGGAGAAGCACCCGGAGATCGTCTTCGGCAAGGTCGACACCGAGGCGCAGCAGGAACTCGGCGCCAAGTTCAACATCCGCTCGATCCCGACCGTGATGGCGATCAAGGACGGCGTGATCGTCTACGCCCAGCCGGGCGCCCTGCCGGAGTCCGCGCTGGAGAACCTGATCGAGCAGGTCGAGAAGCTCGACATGGAAGAGGTCCGGGAGAAGTTGGCCGACCACGAGCACAAGCACTGA
- a CDS encoding GNAT family N-acetyltransferase — translation MTTGDHETVLRVGGEDAELSARLERELTAFNNAATGAHDEASLSVRVVDADGELVGGLTGWTWGGRAGINMLWVRADRRHEGWGGRLLRATEEEARRRGCTEVSVSSLSFQAPGFYRRHGYTDTGIRDGIPGGHVDHHFWKSLVDDPAGVVRLVALVEFGAVEPGRRYEDSVLTLLGRHGGRLERRLRTGDGSGEVHVIRFAGRAGYESFLADPERAALRATLGDDAPRTRVLEVTDV, via the coding sequence ATGACGACGGGTGACCACGAGACGGTCCTGCGGGTCGGCGGCGAGGACGCGGAACTCTCCGCGCGGCTCGAACGCGAGCTGACCGCGTTCAACAACGCGGCGACCGGGGCGCACGACGAGGCCAGCCTGTCGGTGCGGGTGGTCGACGCCGACGGGGAGCTGGTCGGCGGGCTGACCGGCTGGACCTGGGGTGGCCGGGCCGGGATCAACATGCTCTGGGTGCGCGCCGACCGCCGGCACGAGGGCTGGGGCGGCCGACTGCTGCGGGCCACCGAGGAGGAGGCCCGACGGCGCGGCTGCACCGAGGTCTCCGTCTCGTCCCTCTCGTTCCAGGCGCCGGGCTTCTACCGTCGGCACGGCTACACCGACACCGGGATCCGGGACGGCATCCCCGGCGGCCACGTCGACCACCACTTCTGGAAGTCGCTGGTCGACGACCCGGCCGGCGTGGTGCGACTGGTCGCGCTGGTCGAGTTCGGCGCGGTCGAGCCGGGCCGACGGTACGAGGACAGCGTGCTCACCCTGCTCGGGCGGCACGGCGGACGGCTGGAGCGGCGGCTGCGTACCGGCGACGGGAGCGGCGAGGTGCACGTGATCCGGTTCGCGGGCCGGGCCGGCTACGAGTCGTTCCTGGCCGACCCGGAGCGGGCCGCGCTGCGCGCCACGCTCGGCGACGACGCGCCGCGCACCCGGGTCCTGGAGGTCACCGACGTCTGA
- a CDS encoding MFS transporter permease yields the protein MTGWLTEAVPRGRIAAFRTLVYLFVAADLLVFTPWVRSRVAVPGELYQPLLIGRLLPLPTPTPVVVGVIFWALLLLALLAATGRAPRLLGWAVFALYLEWMIVAMSYGKVDHDRFGLLVALAALPTAGRARHGDPTRTEAGGWALRVTQLAVICTYFLAAWAKFRFGGLDWATGSVLARAIIRRGTDLADVIAQVPHLLIVAQFGILAFELLSPVVFLLPERWRLAMVGFFYSFHLVTIATITISFAPHLVAMTSFLPLERVRPVVLARRLLTRGRPRTGEDPATPTPLAGPEPAVGPATT from the coding sequence ATGACCGGCTGGCTGACCGAGGCCGTCCCCCGGGGGCGGATCGCCGCCTTCCGTACCCTGGTCTATCTCTTCGTCGCCGCGGACCTGCTCGTCTTCACCCCCTGGGTACGCAGCCGGGTCGCCGTGCCCGGCGAGCTGTACCAGCCGCTGCTGATCGGCCGGCTGCTCCCGCTGCCGACCCCCACCCCGGTGGTGGTCGGGGTGATCTTCTGGGCCCTGCTGCTGCTCGCCCTGCTCGCCGCCACCGGACGCGCGCCGCGCCTGCTCGGCTGGGCGGTCTTCGCGCTCTACCTCGAGTGGATGATCGTCGCGATGAGCTACGGGAAGGTCGACCACGACCGGTTCGGGCTGCTGGTTGCGCTCGCCGCGCTCCCCACCGCCGGGCGCGCCCGGCACGGCGACCCGACCCGCACCGAGGCCGGGGGCTGGGCGCTCCGCGTCACCCAGCTCGCGGTGATCTGCACGTACTTCCTCGCCGCCTGGGCGAAGTTCCGCTTCGGCGGCCTGGACTGGGCGACCGGCTCGGTGCTGGCCCGCGCGATCATCCGGCGCGGCACCGACCTGGCCGACGTCATCGCCCAGGTGCCGCACCTGCTGATCGTGGCCCAGTTCGGCATCCTGGCCTTCGAACTGCTCAGCCCGGTGGTCTTCCTGCTGCCCGAGCGGTGGCGGCTGGCCATGGTCGGCTTCTTCTACTCGTTCCACCTGGTGACCATCGCGACGATCACCATCTCGTTCGCCCCGCACCTGGTCGCGATGACGAGCTTCCTGCCGCTGGAACGGGTCCGTCCGGTCGTCCTCGCGCGACGCCTGCTCACCCGCGGTCGGCCACGCACCGGCGAGGACCCGGCGACGCCGACCCCGCTGGCCGGTCCCGAGCCGGCGGTGGGGCCGGCCACCACCTGA
- a CDS encoding SDR family NAD(P)-dependent oxidoreductase encodes MEDLTGRRTVVVTGASSGIGLAAAVDLARRGDRVVLVGRDPARLQSAGDRVRESCGERPELFRSDFAVLDDVRRLAEQLRATYDRIDVLANNAGAIVLQPVTTVDGFELSMQANHLAPFLLSNLLADRIGRMVVTASAAHRSGTVDPDDLNSSLRRYRPMRAYGTSKQANILFTAEAARRWPDVPAYSFHPGVVRTRFGSDSRLVALGMRMLPFRSPEKGAETLVWLAHQDPARLVDGGYYADRRVARPRAKASDPRLAARLWTASAKAVGLDA; translated from the coding sequence GTGGAAGATCTCACTGGGCGTCGGACCGTGGTGGTGACCGGGGCCAGCTCCGGCATCGGCCTGGCCGCCGCCGTCGACCTCGCCCGCCGGGGCGACCGGGTGGTGCTGGTCGGCCGGGACCCGGCCCGGCTCCAGTCGGCCGGGGACCGGGTCCGCGAGTCCTGCGGCGAGCGGCCGGAGCTGTTCCGGTCCGACTTCGCGGTCCTCGACGACGTCCGCCGGCTCGCCGAGCAGCTGCGCGCGACGTACGACCGGATCGACGTGCTCGCCAACAACGCCGGCGCGATCGTGCTGCAACCGGTCACCACCGTCGACGGGTTCGAGCTGAGCATGCAGGCCAACCACCTGGCCCCGTTCCTGCTGAGCAACCTGCTCGCCGACCGGATCGGACGGATGGTGGTCACCGCCTCCGCCGCGCACCGCAGCGGCACCGTCGACCCCGACGACCTCAACTCGTCGCTGCGCCGCTACCGCCCGATGCGCGCGTACGGGACCAGCAAGCAGGCGAACATCCTCTTCACCGCCGAGGCGGCCCGGCGCTGGCCGGACGTGCCGGCGTACTCCTTCCACCCGGGCGTGGTGCGGACCCGGTTCGGCAGCGACAGCCGGCTGGTCGCCCTGGGCATGCGGATGCTGCCGTTCCGCAGCCCGGAGAAGGGCGCGGAGACGCTGGTCTGGCTCGCCCACCAGGACCCGGCCCGGCTCGTCGACGGCGGCTACTACGCCGACCGGCGGGTGGCCCGGCCACGGGCGAAGGCGAGCGACCCCCGGCTCGCCGCCCGACTCTGGACGGCCAGCGCGAAGGCCGTCGGCCTCGACGCCTGA